In one window of Nostoc sp. 'Lobaria pulmonaria (5183) cyanobiont' DNA:
- a CDS encoding S-4TM family putative pore-forming effector, whose amino-acid sequence MLNLIKKEQNTQRQINRIAASSVLYSQAKSWLLVQFILAVPITILFSFLVIFIPNFDVWAAFYGICVSILDAAIIDNFQKYLRQQAAKIQELFDCDIFHLEWNFIKVGNRPDAESITRLAKSFKDKNSKSIESWYPPIVENVPLSIAIIICQRSNSWWDLSLRKTYLVWIITIICSIIVTDFIIGISIIRTLDKFILASLAPLSPAILWAVREYRQQNEAIEQLERLKEFILTLFEQAINQTISSDKLEREIREVQDGIYENRCNNPMIFNWIYKLLRNSQEEAMNKGAEELVQEALQALNSTK is encoded by the coding sequence ATGCTTAATCTTATAAAAAAAGAACAGAATACTCAACGTCAGATTAATCGTATAGCAGCATCTAGTGTACTATATTCTCAAGCTAAATCTTGGCTGTTAGTTCAATTCATATTAGCAGTTCCCATAACAATATTATTTTCTTTCTTAGTTATTTTTATCCCTAATTTTGATGTTTGGGCAGCATTCTATGGAATTTGTGTTTCTATTTTAGATGCAGCAATTATTGATAATTTTCAAAAGTATTTAAGACAACAAGCTGCCAAAATTCAAGAATTATTTGATTGTGATATTTTTCATTTAGAGTGGAATTTTATCAAGGTTGGTAATCGACCAGATGCTGAATCTATTACTAGACTAGCTAAAAGTTTTAAAGATAAAAATTCAAAATCTATTGAGAGTTGGTATCCCCCAATAGTCGAAAATGTTCCGCTATCAATTGCAATAATAATATGTCAAAGGTCAAATTCTTGGTGGGATTTAAGTTTAAGAAAAACATATTTAGTTTGGATTATAACAATTATTTGCTCAATCATCGTTACAGATTTTATAATTGGTATTTCAATAATTAGAACTTTAGATAAGTTTATTTTAGCTAGCCTTGCACCTCTTTCTCCTGCTATTTTATGGGCTGTTCGTGAGTATAGGCAACAAAATGAAGCGATTGAGCAACTAGAAAGATTAAAAGAATTTATTTTAACCCTTTTTGAACAAGCCATTAATCAAACAATCTCTTCCGACAAACTTGAAAGAGAAATAAGGGAAGTTCAAGATGGAATTTATGAAAATAGGTGCAATAATCCAATGATTTTCAATTGGATATATAAACTATTACGTAACAGTCAAGAAGAAGCAATGAATAAAGGTGCTGAGGAGTTAGTTCAGGAAGCTTTACAAGCTTTAAACTCTACCAAATAA
- a CDS encoding CBASS oligonucleotide cyclase has translation MPKTISQGFNKLRENLEITYLQETTVSTRQNNVREAVEKEIIVLNSFLTGSYKRSTMIAPLSDADIDIFVVLHPQYYSNINSPSYLLDKVKFILKKTYPNTPKISRNGQAVTINFSEFQVDVVPAFCRQGGGYLIPNSVLVEWISTDPKKHIEIWSAANTSHNYKLVPLIKMIKGWNKKHGRLLNSFHLENLVIQILNNVQISDFPSGVRYIFDKARERVKLPVIDPAGYGGNIAAYLNKQNQIDHVVNKFETAYTAARQAEILAEYGKIEEAYKQWRIIFDNYFPTYGIS, from the coding sequence ATGCCAAAAACAATTTCACAAGGATTTAATAAGTTAAGAGAAAATCTTGAAATTACTTATTTGCAAGAGACTACAGTATCTACAAGGCAAAACAATGTGAGAGAAGCAGTTGAAAAAGAAATAATTGTACTCAATTCTTTTTTAACTGGTTCATATAAAAGAAGTACAATGATTGCTCCATTATCTGATGCAGATATAGATATTTTTGTTGTCTTGCATCCCCAATATTATTCTAATATTAATAGTCCATCTTATTTATTAGATAAAGTAAAATTTATTCTTAAAAAAACTTATCCTAATACACCTAAAATTAGTAGAAATGGTCAGGCTGTTACTATTAATTTTAGTGAATTCCAGGTAGATGTTGTACCAGCATTCTGCCGTCAAGGAGGCGGATACCTTATTCCGAATTCAGTATTAGTAGAATGGATTTCTACAGATCCAAAAAAACATATCGAAATTTGGAGTGCAGCAAATACATCTCATAATTATAAACTTGTACCTTTGATCAAGATGATTAAAGGCTGGAATAAAAAGCATGGTCGATTATTAAACTCTTTCCATCTAGAAAATCTTGTTATTCAAATTCTTAATAATGTTCAAATTTCAGATTTCCCCTCAGGAGTAAGATATATTTTTGATAAAGCAAGAGAAAGAGTAAAACTTCCAGTTATTGATCCTGCTGGGTATGGAGGAAATATTGCAGCCTACTTAAATAAACAAAATCAAATAGATCATGTAGTTAATAAATTTGAGACTGCATATACAGCAGCTAGACAAGCAGAGATATTAGCAGAGTATGGCAAGATAGAAGAGGCCTACAAACAATGGCGTATTATATTCGATAATTACTTCCCTACATATGGTATATCATAA